In a single window of the Polynucleobacter sp. MWH-UH24A genome:
- the meaB gene encoding methylmalonyl Co-A mutase-associated GTPase MeaB, with translation MPNAPSDEQLVAALLGKPCTEQRRALAKAITLLESTRLDHRTRADQLLNTILPHTGRSFRLGISGVPGVGKSTLIENLGLYLISKGHRVAVLAIDPSSSLSGGSILGDKTRMELLSVNENAFIRPSPSSGTLGGVAERTREVMLLAEAAGHDVVIVETVGVGQSEIAVAGMTDLFMLLQLPNAGDDLQAIKKGVMEIADLIVINKADLDPNAATRAQAFITSSLRLMGFQGNPDHAAHHAEQWHPVVMQMSALLNQGVAQLWDEIARFQSLETKNGHLQTRRRQQATAWMWERIDSALKSNFKNHPGVQQLLPELSAAVNVGTIAPSVAARRLLDAMQTPDIR, from the coding sequence ATGCCCAATGCCCCAAGCGATGAGCAGTTAGTGGCGGCCTTGCTCGGCAAACCGTGCACCGAGCAACGTCGAGCATTGGCTAAAGCCATTACCTTGTTGGAGTCAACGCGACTCGATCATCGCACTCGGGCCGATCAATTACTCAACACCATCTTGCCGCACACTGGACGATCCTTTCGTCTCGGAATCTCAGGAGTGCCGGGCGTTGGTAAATCCACCCTCATCGAAAACTTAGGTCTTTACTTAATCTCAAAAGGCCATCGAGTTGCTGTCCTTGCAATTGATCCCTCATCGAGTTTGTCTGGCGGATCAATCCTCGGGGATAAAACTCGCATGGAACTTCTCTCCGTCAATGAGAACGCCTTTATTCGTCCAAGTCCCTCATCGGGCACCTTGGGCGGTGTTGCTGAGCGCACCCGGGAGGTGATGCTCTTAGCCGAAGCCGCTGGGCATGATGTGGTGATTGTGGAGACCGTTGGGGTAGGGCAAAGCGAGATTGCAGTGGCTGGCATGACCGATCTCTTTATGTTGTTGCAACTCCCCAATGCCGGCGATGATTTGCAAGCCATCAAAAAGGGAGTAATGGAGATCGCTGATCTGATTGTGATCAATAAAGCCGATCTCGATCCCAATGCGGCGACCCGTGCCCAAGCATTTATTACCAGCTCCTTGCGCTTAATGGGATTTCAGGGGAACCCAGACCACGCCGCTCATCATGCCGAGCAATGGCATCCCGTGGTCATGCAAATGAGTGCACTCCTTAATCAAGGTGTGGCGCAGTTATGGGATGAGATCGCACGCTTTCAATCCCTTGAAACAAAAAATGGCCATTTACAGACGCGTCGCCGTCAGCAAGCCACGGCCTGGATGTGGGAACGTATTGATAGCGCGCTCAAAAGTAATTTTAAGAACCATCCTGGCGTACAGCAGTTATTACCCGAACTCAGTGCCGCAGTCAATGTGGGCACGATCGCCCCATCCGTAGCAGCGCGTCGCTTACTCGACGCGATGCAAACACCCGATATTCGATAG
- a CDS encoding acyl-CoA carboxylase subunit beta, with the protein MQDIISQLESKRELARLGGGQKRIAAQHAKGKLTARERIELLLDEDSFEEWDMFVEHRCTDFGMADQTVPSDGVVTGYGMINGRLVFVFSQDFTVLGGSLSEAHAEKICKIMDQAMKVGAPVIGLNDSGGARIQEGVASLGGYAEIFQRNVSASGVIPQISLIMGPCAGGAVYSPALTDFIFMVKDTSYMFVTGPEVVKTVTHEDVTAEDLGGANTHSTVSGVCDLAFNNDVEAIMMLRRFYSYLPLSNKEKAPFLGGLVWSDEPDYSLDTLVPLNPNQPYDMKELIHKIVDDEDFFELQPDYAKNIIIGFARIGGQTAGIVANQPLVLAGCLDIKSSIKAARFVRFCDAFNIPVVTLVDVPGFMPGTAQEYGGIIKHGAKLLYAYADCTVPKVTLITRKAYGGAYDVMASKHLRGDVNFAWPSAEIAVMGPKGAVEIIFREEKNDSQKIAEREAEYKAKFANPFVAGRRGYIDDVIMPHESRKRIARSLAMLQDKDLQNPPRKHGNIPL; encoded by the coding sequence ATGCAAGACATTATTTCTCAATTGGAATCTAAGCGTGAGTTAGCACGTCTCGGTGGCGGTCAAAAACGTATTGCTGCTCAGCACGCCAAAGGCAAACTCACCGCACGCGAGCGGATCGAGTTATTGCTTGATGAAGACTCATTTGAAGAGTGGGATATGTTTGTAGAGCATCGCTGTACGGATTTTGGCATGGCCGATCAAACTGTACCGAGCGATGGCGTCGTCACCGGATACGGCATGATTAACGGCCGCTTGGTGTTTGTGTTCTCGCAAGACTTCACAGTTCTGGGCGGCTCTTTATCCGAAGCCCATGCCGAGAAAATCTGCAAGATCATGGATCAAGCCATGAAAGTCGGCGCGCCTGTCATCGGACTGAATGACTCGGGTGGTGCGCGGATTCAGGAGGGGGTGGCTTCACTTGGTGGCTATGCGGAGATCTTTCAGCGTAATGTATCCGCTTCGGGTGTGATCCCGCAAATCTCTTTGATCATGGGTCCTTGCGCAGGTGGCGCAGTGTACTCGCCTGCGTTGACGGATTTCATCTTCATGGTGAAAGACACCTCGTACATGTTTGTGACCGGACCCGAGGTAGTAAAAACCGTAACGCACGAGGATGTCACCGCAGAAGATCTGGGCGGTGCGAACACCCATTCCACCGTATCCGGTGTTTGTGATCTAGCCTTTAATAACGATGTCGAGGCAATCATGATGCTGCGACGCTTTTATAGCTACTTGCCGCTCTCGAATAAAGAAAAAGCCCCATTTCTGGGTGGCTTGGTTTGGTCGGACGAGCCCGATTACTCACTTGATACCTTAGTACCCCTCAATCCCAATCAGCCCTATGACATGAAAGAGCTGATTCACAAGATTGTGGATGATGAAGACTTCTTTGAGTTGCAGCCCGACTATGCGAAGAACATCATCATTGGCTTTGCCCGCATTGGTGGTCAAACCGCGGGTATTGTTGCCAATCAACCGCTGGTACTCGCAGGGTGCCTTGATATCAAATCATCGATTAAAGCTGCTCGGTTTGTGCGCTTTTGTGATGCTTTCAATATCCCAGTAGTAACTTTGGTCGACGTGCCAGGCTTTATGCCAGGCACTGCTCAAGAGTACGGTGGCATTATTAAGCACGGTGCTAAGTTGCTCTACGCTTACGCCGATTGCACCGTTCCCAAAGTAACCTTAATTACACGCAAAGCCTATGGTGGTGCCTACGATGTGATGGCATCCAAGCATTTGCGAGGCGATGTGAACTTTGCCTGGCCTTCGGCAGAGATTGCAGTGATGGGACCGAAGGGTGCCGTTGAAATTATCTTCCGCGAAGAAAAAAATGATTCGCAAAAGATTGCCGAGCGTGAAGCGGAATACAAAGCGAAGTTTGCGAATCCATTTGTCGCAGGACGGCGTGGCTATATCGACGATGTGATCATGCCCCATGAATCACGTAAGCGCATCGCACGATCGCTGGCCATGCTCCAAGATAAGGATTTACAAAATCCACCCCGTAAACATGGCAACATCCCACTTTAA
- the accC gene encoding acetyl-CoA carboxylase biotin carboxylase subunit — translation MFKKILIANRGEIACRVMLTAKRLGIQTVAVYSEADAEARHVRIADEAVCIGPPPSRESYLRMDRIIAACKETGAQAVHPGYGFLSENEEFAKRVEEEGIIFIGPKYQSIAAMGDKIASKKLALEAKVNTIPGHNAAIDDPQAAVKIAQGIGYPVMIKASAGGGGKGLRVAYNDQETAEGFVACKNEALNSFGDDRVFIEKFVEEPRHIEIQVLGDAHGNVVYLWERECSIQRRHQKVIEEAPSPFLDDATRKAMGEQAVALAKAVHYQSAGTVEFVVGKDKSFYFLEMNTRLQVEHPVTECITGLDLVEQMIRVAAGEKLAFTQNQIPRKGWAMECRINAEDPLRNFLPSTGRLVKYQPPASNDGVRVDTGVYEGGEIPMYYDSMIAKLITHGANRDEAMSKMRGALNEFVIRGIHSNIQFQSALLQHPRFLSGQFNTGFIAEEFPKGFLKESVLPTDPNRLPALASFVHRRYLERAKLLEGQLLGHEMKITQEFVVMHGETSYNTKIEQRDHGYQISVKANQGKHAMTDYFLESDWQPGSIRLAYRLNDGPMACAQVERPGLGYVLMQDGVHFDCVVLSPFGAELQRRMPYKAPPDTSKLLLSPMPGLLTKLHVAKGDKVTAGQKLVVIEAMKMENTLFAAQDGIVADICASEGSSLTVDQIIIQFAK, via the coding sequence ATGTTTAAGAAAATCTTAATTGCTAACCGCGGTGAAATTGCATGCCGAGTGATGTTGACCGCTAAACGGTTGGGGATCCAAACGGTAGCGGTTTATTCTGAGGCGGATGCCGAAGCCCGTCATGTAAGGATTGCCGATGAGGCCGTTTGCATTGGACCACCACCATCACGAGAGTCGTATTTGCGTATGGATCGCATAATTGCTGCCTGCAAAGAAACAGGAGCGCAAGCAGTGCATCCAGGCTACGGGTTCTTGTCTGAGAACGAAGAGTTTGCCAAACGGGTTGAGGAAGAGGGCATTATCTTTATTGGCCCTAAATACCAATCGATTGCTGCGATGGGTGACAAGATTGCCTCCAAGAAACTCGCTCTTGAGGCGAAAGTAAATACCATCCCCGGTCACAATGCAGCCATTGATGACCCACAGGCTGCGGTAAAAATTGCGCAGGGCATTGGTTACCCTGTGATGATCAAGGCCTCCGCTGGAGGTGGTGGTAAGGGATTACGCGTTGCGTATAACGATCAAGAAACTGCCGAAGGCTTTGTGGCCTGCAAAAACGAAGCACTCAATAGTTTTGGTGACGATCGCGTGTTCATTGAGAAGTTTGTGGAAGAACCTCGCCATATCGAGATCCAGGTATTGGGTGATGCGCATGGCAATGTGGTGTATCTGTGGGAGCGTGAGTGCTCCATTCAGCGCCGCCATCAAAAAGTGATTGAAGAAGCACCATCACCCTTTTTGGACGATGCCACCCGTAAAGCCATGGGCGAGCAAGCGGTTGCTCTTGCTAAAGCAGTTCATTACCAATCAGCAGGTACTGTTGAGTTTGTGGTTGGTAAGGATAAGTCCTTCTACTTCTTAGAAATGAACACGCGCTTGCAGGTTGAGCATCCGGTCACCGAATGCATTACAGGACTTGATCTTGTGGAGCAAATGATCCGAGTGGCCGCTGGCGAGAAGTTGGCCTTTACCCAAAACCAAATCCCACGTAAAGGCTGGGCCATGGAGTGCCGCATCAATGCGGAAGACCCATTACGTAACTTCTTACCCTCGACCGGGCGCTTAGTGAAATATCAGCCACCCGCATCAAACGATGGTGTACGAGTTGATACGGGTGTGTATGAGGGCGGTGAGATCCCGATGTATTACGACTCCATGATTGCCAAACTGATTACGCATGGAGCCAATCGCGATGAAGCGATGAGCAAAATGCGCGGAGCGCTCAATGAGTTTGTGATTCGGGGAATTCATTCAAACATTCAATTCCAATCCGCCTTGTTGCAGCACCCACGTTTTCTATCGGGCCAGTTCAATACTGGATTCATTGCTGAAGAGTTCCCCAAAGGATTCTTAAAAGAATCCGTTCTACCAACTGACCCCAATCGTTTACCAGCCCTAGCCAGTTTTGTGCACCGCCGGTATTTGGAGCGCGCCAAATTGCTTGAAGGGCAACTCTTGGGCCACGAGATGAAGATTACGCAAGAGTTTGTGGTGATGCATGGTGAGACTTCCTACAACACCAAGATTGAGCAGCGTGATCACGGTTACCAAATATCCGTCAAGGCCAATCAAGGAAAACACGCGATGACGGATTATTTCCTTGAGAGTGATTGGCAACCAGGTTCCATTCGCTTGGCGTATCGCTTAAACGATGGGCCCATGGCATGTGCGCAAGTGGAGCGCCCAGGATTGGGCTATGTGTTGATGCAAGATGGCGTGCATTTTGACTGCGTGGTGCTTAGTCCATTTGGGGCAGAGTTGCAACGGCGCATGCCCTATAAAGCACCACCTGACACATCGAAGTTATTACTGTCACCGATGCCCGGTCTCTTAACGAAGTTGCATGTCGCTAAAGGGGATAAGGTCACCGCAGGTCAAAAACTCGTTGTGATTGAGGCCATGAAAATGGAGAACACGCTATTTGCCGCACAAGATGGCATCGTGGCAGATATCTGCGCTAGTGAAGGATCGAGTCTAACGGTTGATCAAATCATTATTCAGTTTGCAAAGTAA
- a CDS encoding VOC family protein gives MSRPFKILGIQQIAIGGTDKQKLKALWVDLLGLQYKDTFVSERENVDEDICAIGHGPHEVEIDLMQPFDIEKKPAVHQTPLNHIGLWVDDLPKAVEWLTQQGLRFAPGGIRTGAAGHDIIFVHPKANEEFMFSGEGVLIELVQAPPNVIAALA, from the coding sequence ATGAGCCGACCATTCAAGATCTTAGGTATCCAACAAATTGCCATTGGTGGCACTGACAAGCAAAAACTGAAAGCCTTGTGGGTGGATCTCCTTGGACTGCAATACAAAGACACCTTCGTATCTGAGCGCGAGAACGTCGATGAGGATATTTGTGCCATCGGTCATGGCCCCCATGAAGTTGAAATTGATTTGATGCAACCGTTTGATATTGAGAAAAAGCCAGCGGTGCATCAAACGCCACTCAATCATATTGGCCTGTGGGTCGATGATTTACCAAAAGCAGTGGAGTGGTTAACGCAGCAAGGACTGCGCTTTGCCCCTGGCGGTATCCGCACAGGAGCGGCTGGCCATGACATTATTTTTGTTCATCCCAAAGCCAATGAAGAATTTATGTTTTCAGGTGAAGGAGTCTTGATTGAGTTAGTTCAAGCACCACCCAATGTGATTGCCGCATTGGCATAA
- the aceB gene encoding malate synthase A has protein sequence MSGAPTIESNGIELKAKLNPDFATVVSPDALEFVAKLHRAFEPRRQELLKKRVELAKKLDAGQKLDFLPETKSIREGDWKIAPVPKALQTRRVELTGPVDAKMVINALNSGADSYMADFEDSNSPYWENIVQGHVNLKKAARRDIELNLFGKEYKLNEKTATLIVRPRGWHLDEKHVLVDGQRVSGGIFDFAIFTFNSGKYLEARGLGPFFYLPKIESHLEARLWNDIFTMAEKELGMKHGSIKATVLVETINATFEMDEILYELRDHSAGLNAGRWDYIFSAIKKFKLDKNFCLADRVKVTMTSPFMRSYALFLLKTCHKRGAPAMGGMSAFIPIKNDPEKNAIALAAVSTDKRREATDGYDGSWVAHPGLVELCMNEFKAVLGDKPNQFDRQRDDIQVTAADLLNFAPEGPITEAGLRYNINVGIHYMGAWLAGNGCVPIHNLMEDAATAEISRSQVWQWIRSPKGVLDDGRKVTLELVRQLIGEELKKVKDSGAVGQFDRSAKIFEDLVANDHFVEFLTLPLYEEF, from the coding sequence ATGTCTGGCGCCCCAACCATCGAATCCAATGGCATTGAGCTCAAAGCTAAACTCAATCCGGATTTCGCAACCGTTGTTTCCCCCGATGCCCTCGAGTTTGTTGCTAAATTGCATCGAGCCTTTGAGCCCCGCCGTCAAGAACTCCTCAAAAAACGAGTCGAACTAGCGAAAAAATTAGACGCTGGACAAAAACTCGATTTCTTACCTGAGACCAAATCAATCCGTGAGGGCGATTGGAAGATTGCTCCAGTACCGAAGGCTTTGCAAACCCGGCGCGTTGAACTAACCGGTCCAGTGGATGCCAAGATGGTGATTAATGCGCTGAACTCTGGTGCCGATTCGTATATGGCGGACTTTGAGGATTCCAATAGTCCCTATTGGGAAAACATCGTCCAAGGGCACGTTAATTTAAAGAAAGCTGCGCGCCGCGATATTGAGCTCAATCTCTTTGGTAAGGAATATAAGCTCAATGAGAAAACCGCGACGCTAATTGTTCGCCCTCGCGGTTGGCATCTTGATGAGAAGCACGTCCTAGTGGATGGTCAGCGCGTATCGGGTGGCATTTTTGACTTCGCCATCTTCACCTTCAACAGTGGCAAGTATTTGGAAGCAAGAGGCTTGGGACCATTTTTCTATTTGCCTAAGATCGAAAGCCATCTCGAAGCGCGTTTGTGGAATGATATTTTCACCATGGCTGAGAAAGAGCTTGGCATGAAGCACGGTAGCATTAAGGCAACCGTATTGGTAGAGACCATTAACGCAACTTTTGAGATGGACGAGATTCTCTATGAGTTGCGTGACCACAGCGCGGGTTTAAACGCAGGTCGCTGGGACTACATCTTCTCCGCGATTAAAAAGTTCAAGCTGGATAAAAATTTCTGCTTAGCCGATCGCGTGAAAGTAACCATGACCTCGCCTTTCATGCGCTCGTACGCACTCTTTCTATTAAAGACCTGCCATAAGCGTGGCGCCCCAGCAATGGGAGGCATGAGCGCGTTCATCCCAATTAAGAACGATCCTGAAAAGAATGCAATCGCACTTGCTGCCGTATCGACGGACAAGCGTCGCGAGGCAACCGATGGCTATGACGGCAGTTGGGTTGCTCACCCTGGCTTGGTTGAGCTGTGCATGAATGAGTTCAAAGCCGTATTGGGTGATAAGCCCAATCAATTTGATCGGCAACGCGATGACATTCAAGTAACGGCTGCCGATTTACTCAACTTTGCCCCAGAAGGCCCCATTACGGAAGCAGGACTACGTTACAACATCAACGTGGGTATTCATTACATGGGCGCTTGGTTGGCGGGCAACGGTTGTGTGCCTATCCACAATTTGATGGAAGACGCGGCTACCGCTGAGATCAGCCGCTCGCAAGTTTGGCAGTGGATTCGCTCACCCAAAGGGGTTCTCGATGACGGTCGCAAAGTCACCCTTGAGCTAGTTCGTCAACTAATTGGTGAAGAGTTAAAAAAGGTTAAGGATTCAGGTGCCGTTGGACAGTTTGACCGATCTGCCAAGATTTTTGAGGATCTGGTTGCCAATGATCATTTTGTGGAGTTCTTAACTCTGCCGCTGTACGAAGAATTCTAA
- the tsaB gene encoding tRNA (adenosine(37)-N6)-threonylcarbamoyltransferase complex dimerization subunit type 1 TsaB, with translation MRILAIDTSTSWCSVALCFDDQPIVHRHEQLGSKASQHLLPWCSELLQQLGAGFKDLDALAVGVGPGAFTGVRLSVAVAQGLSIGSQFPVIPVTSLDAMALQFVEHYQTPQNTTFTMALDARMGEVYWARYQRNATQPNPLHPIQLTVPAEIPDNGEDLIAGNALAEYTDYFANHFVGRQFDAQLVPNALSILELAKARYQAGQVISVEQLEPLYIRNKVALTTQERNDAASRAPTGHLLG, from the coding sequence ATGCGCATCTTGGCCATCGACACTTCGACCTCGTGGTGTTCGGTGGCCTTATGTTTTGATGATCAGCCGATTGTGCATCGGCACGAGCAACTTGGTTCAAAAGCCAGTCAACATCTCTTGCCATGGTGCAGTGAACTACTTCAACAGCTTGGCGCAGGCTTTAAAGATCTTGATGCGCTCGCGGTGGGAGTCGGGCCCGGCGCATTCACTGGAGTGCGCCTCTCGGTTGCGGTTGCTCAAGGCTTATCAATCGGTTCGCAATTTCCAGTTATTCCCGTAACCAGTCTTGATGCCATGGCATTGCAATTTGTAGAGCACTATCAAACGCCTCAAAATACGACATTCACCATGGCTCTGGATGCCCGCATGGGTGAAGTCTATTGGGCCCGCTATCAACGCAATGCAACCCAACCCAATCCCCTTCATCCCATTCAACTGACGGTGCCTGCTGAGATCCCAGATAACGGCGAGGACCTAATTGCCGGAAATGCACTGGCCGAGTACACCGATTACTTTGCCAATCATTTTGTTGGCCGACAGTTTGATGCGCAATTAGTACCCAACGCACTGAGTATCTTAGAACTTGCCAAAGCCCGTTACCAAGCCGGCCAAGTAATTTCGGTCGAGCAGCTTGAACCCCTTTATATCCGTAATAAAGTCGCCCTCACTACCCAAGAACGTAATGATGCCGCCAGCCGTGCCCCAACCGGTCATTTGCTTGGCTGA
- the rimI gene encoding ribosomal protein S18-alanine N-acetyltransferase: MMPPAVPQPVICLAELVLELMTEPDLDTVMAIEASSHRHPWSRGNFIDSIQAGHWAYCLREVSDPGKRIWAYCILLPAVDDLHLLNITVDTDLRGQGVGLRLMSAIQAIASNLSIPRILLEVRPSNEAAIALYEKAGYEELARRKAYYPVESSSGIREDAIVMVKNIDCSVKPYAH; the protein is encoded by the coding sequence ATGATGCCGCCAGCCGTGCCCCAACCGGTCATTTGCTTGGCTGAGCTCGTTTTGGAGTTGATGACCGAGCCAGATCTGGATACGGTCATGGCGATTGAGGCTAGCTCCCATCGTCACCCGTGGTCACGCGGTAACTTTATCGATTCAATTCAAGCAGGCCATTGGGCATATTGCCTTCGCGAGGTGAGTGATCCCGGTAAACGAATATGGGCCTACTGCATTTTGCTTCCAGCGGTGGATGATCTGCATCTACTGAACATTACGGTGGATACCGATCTACGTGGTCAGGGTGTGGGGCTGCGCCTCATGAGCGCTATTCAAGCGATAGCGAGTAATTTGTCGATCCCACGCATCTTGCTCGAGGTTCGTCCAAGCAATGAAGCGGCGATCGCTCTGTATGAGAAGGCAGGGTATGAGGAGTTAGCACGACGCAAAGCCTATTACCCAGTAGAATCGTCTTCTGGAATTCGCGAAGACGCGATTGTGATGGTAAAAAACATCGACTGCTCAGTCAAACCCTATGCACATTGA
- a CDS encoding DNA polymerase III subunit psi has translation MHIDERSRYLKEMGITEWSVRSTANDSEPTASPTAESQHAIPNQEPKVYWLFYGQAPGGDQERLFQNMILALGLLPKEWEWRSPTNTQTPNTHLPCVAFAFGEQAAQVLSGEQEPLTQLRDVVLEIAGQDIPLIASFDLAHCLNRPKDKALVWQDLLLARSVLQSL, from the coding sequence ATGCACATTGATGAACGCTCACGTTACTTGAAAGAAATGGGAATCACAGAGTGGTCTGTGCGCTCCACTGCGAATGACTCCGAGCCAACTGCATCGCCAACTGCCGAGTCTCAACACGCCATTCCAAATCAAGAGCCCAAAGTGTATTGGCTGTTTTATGGTCAAGCGCCCGGCGGGGATCAAGAGCGCTTATTTCAGAACATGATTTTGGCGCTCGGGCTCTTACCTAAAGAATGGGAATGGCGCTCACCAACGAATACACAAACACCGAATACGCATTTACCATGCGTGGCATTTGCCTTTGGTGAGCAAGCTGCACAGGTATTAAGTGGTGAGCAAGAGCCACTCACCCAGTTGCGCGATGTCGTGCTTGAGATTGCTGGTCAAGATATCCCATTGATTGCAAGCTTTGATCTGGCCCACTGCCTAAACCGGCCAAAAGATAAAGCCTTAGTCTGGCAAGACTTATTACTGGCTCGCTCCGTATTGCAATCCCTCTAA
- the lplT gene encoding lysophospholipid transporter LplT, translating to MKPGFYTIMAAQFFSSLADNALLIAAIALLAQLAAPDWMTPLLKLFFVLSYVLLAAFVAAFADSRPKGQVMFITNTIKIIGCAAMLLGAHPLASYAIVGLGAAAYSPAKYGILTELLPPEKLVAANGWIEGLTVGSIIAGTVLGGVLISAKVSATLMSFDLPMVATGVDSPAESAISIIMFIYLIAALFNLKIPDTGARYPEQHLNPIQLTKDFFVGFHILWRDRLGQISLAVTTLFWGAGATLQFIVLKWAETALNMNLSQGAILQAVSAIGVAGGAVWAASRIPLKSALKVLPYGVVMGLLVCIMAIYHIEYIPSIVLFKIGALEVNFNLIPAYALLITVGWLAGYFVVPMNALLQHRGHVLLSAGHSIAVQNFNENLSVLMMLMLYALLIWLDVPVPIVITGFGLGVALTMWLVIKKHQANQAEYDSLHLIGEAKH from the coding sequence ATGAAACCAGGTTTTTACACCATTATGGCGGCGCAATTTTTTTCGTCGCTCGCTGATAACGCTCTGCTGATTGCGGCCATCGCCCTCTTAGCCCAGCTGGCTGCCCCGGACTGGATGACCCCGCTTCTCAAACTTTTCTTTGTGCTCTCGTATGTATTGTTGGCTGCCTTTGTCGCAGCCTTTGCTGACTCCAGACCCAAGGGTCAGGTGATGTTCATCACCAACACCATCAAAATTATTGGGTGTGCTGCCATGCTCTTGGGCGCCCATCCATTGGCTTCTTACGCAATCGTTGGTCTCGGAGCAGCTGCCTACTCCCCAGCCAAATACGGCATCTTGACCGAATTACTTCCCCCAGAAAAGTTGGTGGCGGCAAACGGGTGGATCGAGGGCTTAACGGTTGGCTCCATCATTGCTGGCACGGTATTGGGTGGCGTATTAATTAGCGCCAAGGTATCTGCCACGCTCATGAGTTTTGACTTGCCGATGGTTGCGACCGGGGTGGATAGTCCTGCTGAATCCGCAATCTCGATCATTATGTTTATTTACTTGATCGCAGCACTCTTTAACTTAAAGATCCCAGATACGGGAGCCCGCTACCCTGAGCAGCACCTTAACCCCATTCAGTTGACCAAAGATTTTTTTGTGGGTTTTCATATTCTGTGGCGTGATCGTTTGGGCCAAATCTCGTTGGCGGTAACTACCTTATTTTGGGGTGCTGGTGCGACCCTGCAGTTCATTGTGTTGAAGTGGGCTGAGACCGCGCTCAATATGAACCTCTCGCAAGGGGCTATCTTGCAAGCGGTTTCCGCCATTGGTGTTGCAGGGGGTGCAGTTTGGGCTGCATCGCGCATTCCATTGAAATCCGCTTTAAAGGTCTTACCTTATGGCGTCGTCATGGGCTTACTGGTGTGCATCATGGCCATTTACCATATTGAATATATTCCTTCGATCGTGCTCTTTAAGATCGGGGCATTGGAAGTCAACTTCAATCTCATCCCTGCCTATGCGCTCCTCATTACAGTGGGCTGGTTAGCGGGATACTTTGTGGTTCCCATGAATGCCCTCTTACAACACCGTGGTCACGTCTTACTGTCTGCGGGTCACTCCATTGCGGTTCAGAACTTCAATGAGAACCTCTCGGTACTCATGATGCTCATGCTGTATGCGCTCTTAATTTGGCTCGACGTTCCTGTTCCGATCGTAATTACAGGATTTGGTTTGGGTGTTGCGCTCACCATGTGGCTCGTGATTAAAAAACATCAAGCCAATCAGGCCGAGTACGACTCACTGCATCTGATTGGTGAGGCCAAGCACTAA